One Actinomycetota bacterium genomic window, CCCGTCGACCAGTCGCTGACGTGCCGCGTCCCGGTCGTCGCCGCAGTGAATGCGCACCACTCTCGTGTCCGGGTCGGGATCGAACGGGGCGTAGGCGTCCTTCAGGGTCTCGAGACGTGAGCGGAAATCGTGGTGGAAGACGGCGCCGAGCAGCTCCGCGAAGGCCCGGAAGCGTTCCTGCTCCGACGGCTCGGGCCGGCCTTCGCCAGCAAGCATGTC contains:
- a CDS encoding DUF3754 domain-containing protein, which gives rise to MPQRFIPFRRSDLVDMLAGEGRPEPSEQERFRAFAELLGAVFHHDFRSRLETLKDAYAPFDPDPDTRVVRIHCGDDRDAARQRLVDG